ACGGACACGAATGTGCGGCTGTACGCTATGCGTATTTAATAAATTTCATTGTGTCTCCGGTTATCTACTGGTTTACGGGTAAAATTATGGATGATTCCTTTACTCAAGTTTTGCCATGACTGTGTTTTTTTCTCGCTCAGCAGTGTTCCGATCTCGATTATCATCCATCACCAGCATAGTTCTCAGTACAACAGCGATCAACGCTACAATTCCTTTCGCATTGCTACACACTCAGTGTTTAGACAGGTTCAGGGGTACAtctgcgaatgaaaaaaaaatatttagccAATATTCtatacaaataatttcaaaagttattCTAGTTTCATAGCCCGGTTATTGACCTGATCCGCAACTATTGAGAAAGGTAGTACGAAAAAAGTCCCCGATCGGAcaaagaaaacatttttttcacattttgattttattcacgaATTTATTCTCCTTTGTCTCGAAAAACGCTTCGGTCTCAGCGATGATAACCTCATCATTTTATGCAAATCTCTATCCAGCAAACTTCTTTTTTTATTCCGAGAAACGAAAACAgtcgctgggggctaaatctggcgaatatggtgCATGAGGaggcaaatcgaatttcaattcatggaatttaACCATCGTAACGAATAATTTCAGCTGTGTGATAACGCGGCACTCACtttcaaatacttttttttcatgatgAAGTGCTCATGCAGAATTATAAATACATTTTCttgtatctttacgatgtcagccgtCTCctacaatttcaatttttgaattccCATGAAATTGGATCGGTAtttcagggttgttacgaaaaattttaaaatcgaaACGCGAAATCCGCACGAAGTCGAAGTTGAAAACTGAACGCTTTTTCTTCTTGGAAAGAAAAATTTTAAGGTAGGTGACttactctttttaatttcagtttcaattatttatcgccATCTGATTAGCTTTTGTTTCCTGAGACAGCGCCTTCTCTTGTTGTCAGATTCTATTCTGAATGTATTTCTTTTCCGCCTtatcttttattcttttaattggagcagagagagagagagttaaTTTCTATCTAACttactctccagcaggcattccTTATCTTTTGGATCAACAGATtataatcatccaaatgatacatttccttaaatctagtacttctatagtaactaaatctaatcaGACTACAACACgagaaacgatttcttgataacattacgtgataaatgcgATAAAGTCGAAAGAAATGAagcatttgttaaatatgcggcaaATGCTAGCAATGGGTTTGTTATattcataattagttctaacatagggaatccgaagaaaaaaaattggatcgaagattacgacgtcgaaggtctaattgtaacaattgcaatagcTCAGAGCAATCGATTCGCGACTGAAATAGGTCTGCCACAAGAACAGCCATACCAACAATGCGACGGacaaataataaatcgagaccaatcagtttgcagcggtcCTGGCAACTCGGTAAGTTTAAAGgatatctccatggaagacATCTAAGAGCGAATCGGACAAATTTACTTTGGATCGCTTCAATGCCTTGAATATTGTTTTGGTAATAAGATGACCAGATAACAACAGCATATTCGAGAGTTGAGcgaactaaagcgcaatacaGACCTTACAAGTAATGTACATCAGAGAATTGTTTTAGTAACGCGAAAATTAAATTCTAATAGCTtagaggctttggagatagtaaactctGTGTGCtccttaaaatttaacttgaaatccagaagaacacccaggtccttaacagatgTTACGCGTTCGggaacagtttgtgaaatattatagtcgaacttaaATAGACTTTTTGCGACTCAAAAAGATGACGAAGCATTTAgtggaatttaaaaccattttgttgatgttacaTCAATTAGTGAAATTATCTAAAATTAATAATCTAAATGGTCCaaaatgacttccttgaggaactaaCTTAGTTATTTacattattgaatgtgttttcactgagacgatatcttccaccAGACATCTAAATTTTTGAGTGTGATAatctttttttcgatttccgCATTAGAATGGGGAAACGCaatcacatatatcgaaaagtttttgtaattcctaGTAACAGTTCTGCTGAAATAGCAATTTGTATCATTCGAGATCGGagagcataaaatcgaaattttgtccactcAAGAAAACATTTGCTAGAACCACCTTCTCGTTAATTTTAGctttatcaaggtgaaaattcaccaattcagcTAGCTTGACCAATTTCTGAAAAGTCTgtccatctttaatttttttatgttccataaaactcacaagcttcaaaaatttgcaaagatcttatttttcgaacaaatgattcacaaatgtgAAATGATCCGCGTGGGCTTAATCCGCGAATTCAAATTCAGTTTTCCAGCCATTGATTGTTGGTATTCCTGGAGCAGTGCCTGCATAATGCTTATCAAACCATTTCATTAGTAGATTTTTCAATCAAAAACACCTTATacttcacaatcgatcaacagaCACCATTTGATATTAACGATAATTAcaaataatattcataaaatttttacgTATTCTGCTTGTTGACAGATAAAAATCATATCCAGATGATACATGGATACTTCGTTAAGCAAAGCGGTACAGTCAATCCTATCGTTGAAGATATCTGCTATTATTAGAGTACGTGATAATTCCGGTTGCACTTGTAGTGTGTCGAGTACGATTAATAGGgtgacagaggtattttggcccactttaggattgattttattttggcccactttgtgaaaatattcaccaaatgttgtaatatctttgaaaatctcttccgcaataggtaatttgatgtgattagtttcaaattgattccacatgggttacttaacaacggttaaatccataaagtttgttaggtgggtcaaaatatatgaagtgagaATCGAGCACTTGTCGGGATTTACTATCATACAGTTAACTTTATACCACTCTGCGGATGAAGGGTCTCCAGGGCTTCGATAAAAAGTCGGGTTTCCTGCAATTCTATATCATTTCTGCCTATAAGATTCTCTCTCAAATCATTTGCCTTCGTCTATCAAGCGGGATTTACGGGAGCATGAGGTTCATATGTTTGGGATTTGATGATTGTCACAGAAGTGTCACGAATTCAACGTAACTACGCATCACCTATTTGTGGACTTCAAAGCAGCATTTAAATAGAAGAGCGAGAAAAGACACGAGTGGTATGATTTTGGTTTCACTGATGAGGTTGACATAGAAGTATATAGCTTTGAGATGATGATAAGAACATACATAGGTCTCGGACTGGCTATAAATTTACTTTCGGACGTAGAAAACCCTTCGATCCAGAAAAGTCCGCcatcgcacgaaattgaccatcttcaaaacgataggtttttttttgttatgaccGCGAGTGTTGaaatattaggttttttaccgtcactgctaacctcaatcggatgaacacattttgacagttcagcagtattgtttgtaaacagaattttcttttgtttgtttattgacaaattggatcagaccatttacggtccgtaacgcctaaataaagttttaaaacatttgttcacgattgaatacggttcgtttttgatatttattaaataaaagtgactagttgcaaagtgtaaagatgattgttttagatgtgctcttcgatttttgtttaagcttgtttgtaaacagtaccgctgaactgtcaaggataaatacttgttcatttgtgtcgtcacgataaaaaacctaatgttAGCAGAGAATCAACGCATCCTCAGCAAGGGTGGCAAACACTCGCTcataagatttgattttttttctattcatcagctcacctcatgatttacgatgcaatccgtaaaatgatggtagatatgaaactcatcgctgatctaaacaaacacactcaccaatacagagcaccgctgacatcaaattatgatggttCTGTTTTGGtttcatagcatttaactctcattcctagttttgaaaagtgagtactgagtttggcatcaccgtaccgagctacaccggtaagtgtatgcttaaaccacagagctgccaacacaacccagattttcggtttgTTTTTACTGGAACTCGAAACGAACACGAAcattaatgtacgaaaacaaaagtcGAACTATAGCGTGGTGTACTGTagcgattgaatttcatgtctcgagctaaacacaactggctactgaaccgaatgcgttttccagcatacgagaacatgtcttgagaatggcaactctggtggatgGGGAATACAGTGTCATAAGAATttgattcaatgtgttgatgtacaaacacataaaatcacaactcacaaatcgtctctcagtaggttctaatatttgatgtgcactcagcgctcatctgctgattgcgTGACACTACGATGTAaagacgatgttttctctacataaatggttacccagttactcaactcgctcagcgatgcttctgaaaccgatttgcaggtgagctgaactcggtgatgatgaagtacggaGTTTATTATTGCCAGCCCTGATCCTGAGTGTGCTCGTCTCACCAATTGCACTATACACGCCGTCCAAACAATGATCATGTCTTGGTGTTATCTATTTGTAGTCTCTCAAAGAGACAATTGTACTTCCGTTCAACAACGCTTATAGACTCTAATTAGTGACACGTACCGAGAACAATTgctgttttcgaaaaaataataaatcaaaCATTATCACTTACCTGCCCCGGAATCCTCTTTCATACTGAGCGACGAGCTAGATGATGAGGCGGTAGTCGTCCCAACGGTTAGGTCATGTGAGGACGACGATGCCGTAGATGGAGGTACCCTCCAGGGCGACGCCGGCGAAAGTCTAGGATGATGTCCATGCTGCAGGTGGTGCGGTTGAGGATGATGAATCTGAGAAGTGGCGTGGTGGGATGATGCGAGCACAGCAGCACTGTAGTTCAACGCGGAAGCCGATGGCGATGGAGAGGAGTTGCTGGTACTACTATtactgttattgttattgttgttattgattGCGGCGGAATGTATTCGACTGGAATCTCGTAGTTGTGCGTCTCGATTACCGGTGCTAGCTGGGGAAGTCGGTAATAATTGAGAGGGTGCAACACTAGGCGGTGATACCGATGCCGCTGCTACCGCGGCGGCTGCGGCATGTGGTGAGAGTCCCTGATAGTGCATCCAGAGTGGATTACGGTAGGCGGCCACTGCCTGGTTGTACATGTGATAGTACGATGTAAGCGGCGAACCCGGTAAAAACGGTACAGCACTGGACTGCTGGGCCGCAATTAAAGATGCGGCGATTTGTGGTGGGTACATGTAATATGGGCTCGGTACCGGATGGTGTGGGGTGGGAGATGCGATCACTGTGTTTGGCCGAATCACTGGATTCATTTGGGAAACAGCAGACGTGGGAGGATAATGTCCATCGACAGCATCGGATCCCGATGACCGATCCGTATAGTCTAGTTCTTTCTTGAAATGAGCTGCCCGGCTAACTTCAGAGGATGTTGAAGATGCGTTAGAATTCGAACGCTCTCGCTTCGCTGGATCTACGGTAGATGGCGAAGAAGATGGGGAGCCAAATTGTTGTCGCAGTGCTGCCGTTTTCTTTGGCACAGTTCGAATACTTGATGATGTGGAGTTGGAAGAAGTAGGAGTTGTCGCAGGTATTCGTACCGACTCCGCATTAGGGGATGCTCGAGGAGATGATGGATCTTTTCCGGTGTTTCGCAAGCTGTTGGCAGCTGGGTAGTTCGCTTGATGTGACGGCGGTGGCGATCGAGCAAAGTTTAAAGGCGAATGTCTCGAATAGTGCTGTGGAGAGTGAACCGTGGTAGCATTGGACACTGAGGAAGGAGGGGAACCACTGGATGCAATGTAAGCCGATCGATACTTTCCACTGTATGGCGAGCTGACCGAATCATTTGTGCTCGGCGATGGCGAGCATCGTGACATAGTTGAATAGCTACTGGGAGAAGAGACAGTCGGGTGGATACTGTACGGATGCTGGCGATAACGCGTGAAGCTATGGTTTTGATGTTCAGGGCTAGGACTGAGATCTGGCGATCGAACCATTCCGTAGCCCGACCCGAATTCCGTGGCAGAGCTCGGAGAAGCTGCCGATGCAGCGTTCTGTGTGCCATAACTCGGTGATCTTTTcttgccaaaatacctctgattTACATGTGCATCGGAGGGAGACTTCGGTGAGGTTACAACGTCCTTTACGGGATACTGATAATGGGAAGAATGCGGATGGAGTTGTTGGTACGGATGATGACTAGTTGTGGTGTTTGTTTCTTGCTTGGAACGTCCGCTACTGCTTTCACTGGACGAGTTGTGCCCTAGTAGCGAGGTTATACTGTAGCTACTAATAGGTCGCGAAACCGGTGTCGTCGGAATGATTGGTGTTCGTGCTTCTGTTGCCGACATTGCCGATATCCCGTTCGTTAGTTTACCGTTGCTATTACTACTGTTATTACTACTGCTGTTGTTGCTACCGTTACTGCTGCCACAGCTCCCAGATCCATTACTGGTCACTGGAATGAGTGGTGTCGCGGTCGTTGCCGTGATCACAGTGCTATTACTACCTGGCTTAGGACGAGATCGTTTCATAGTACTGCTGTCCTCCAAGGAGACCTTCTCAAGCTCTCTGAGTATTCTTTTCCGGGGAGAAACGTGCTGTTGGTGCGACGAGTTAAACACGGATCGCATACCAGTGGATGCGATTCGTGTAGTGTTATTTGCATTTGTAGTCCCGCGTGCCTTCAGCTGTTGCACGATTGAATCCAATTCTTTTCTTCGTTTTAACGTACCTCTAAAGCTCCTAATTTTGAAATCTTTCGTTCCATTCTGTGCACCTGTTCCAGTGCCTGCATTGGTTCGACTTTTATTCTCATCCTCATCACTTGTCGTCTCGGTGGTTTTGCCATTAACCTTCAGATCCATCGCGTCGTCCTCCGTTTCCGAAGGCAATTGTCTATGCCTAATAATCTCATAGTTCAGGGCAACTGTGCCGCCGACACCGCCGCCTCCCATTGACTGCTCGTACGGTCTCCGTCGCTTCAGTCGCAAACGTTTCAACACATCCGGCGAAAGTTTGAAACGAACGCAGCTCGGTCGGTGATAGTACAGTGTCATTTCCTTGGAAATGTTCGATCGCGGATTCGGCTGCTTCCAGCAATGATCCCGCTGCCAAGGCGACGACTGAACCGAACTGTTATCGTCGGAAACtggaaacaaacaaaacagAGTTATTAGAATTACCAACCAATTAATCAAAAGCTGATGGTGGCGGCAAGCAGCAGCGCATCATAACAACTTACAGCTGAGTGAGGTCGAGCTTTCGTGCTTGTGAAAGTTGGCACTGGTAGAGCTAACCGTCGGTGGCCAGAACGTTTTGCGAGGAACCGAGATCCAGCTGGTTTTTTCACCTTCGCGAGCACGTGCCAGCTCCAGGATGAATTTACCATCTAGAAGAGAATAAAATGGAGAATAAGAAGGGAATTAATGATCAGATTTTCATAGACGTTCATATCTTTAGCTTATGATGACGAAGGTTTCGTTTCATATCGACTATCATAAGTTATTCATGTACTTGTAAAGTTCACTAGAAAATTAACGGAAACCCTGATGCTACAATAAATTTACTGTTCGTTTACTCGATTGCCATATTAGAAACACAAATATTCTCACAGCAAGCAAACTTTTCCCATCATTCACCGGCCAAACCAAAGCGAAGCGGACATATAGAATCAGTAAGATAGGGGAACAGCGGCGGAGGAGACGGTAGCACGTGTCACCGTTTTAATATGTTAATACTGCCGTGCAGTATATGCGCGTAGCGACAGCAGGCCACTCTTTCTCGCTCTATCCAAGGTTTATGTTGAAGTACAGTGCAATCGtttccaccaccaccacccctTTGGTACTGTGTTTCCAACATATGGGATGTGCTCAGTGCACCATAGCTTCGTAGTAACAGCAACCTTTCGATGTTGTACCCCGTCATACCCAACACAGTACATTCAGACATTTCCGCATGAGTGCCCCTTTTTCTGGTCGACGAGCAAACATTTCATTGAGAAATGAATATCCACACGATACAGGGTACCACAGTTTATGCAGAAACGAATAGTTTTCCGGCGAAGCGAAAAGCTGAGTGTCGCTTCACACGAGGACGCATTCGTTTTGGTTGACACCAACTTTATTAGGGCTCTCTTTATCGGCCAGACTCCAAAGTTTTCTAGCGCAACAATTTTgaatccatttttttttgtaattgtcTGTTCGTATGAACCAATGCGTGAAAAATTCCATAATACAATGGTATAAGGCACGCGAAGTGATTCGTCTTAGCATGTAAAAAGCTTGAACCGGAAAATTGGTCGATTCTTTGCACCATACTGCAAAGCCCCACACATACCAATAAATTTGATCCATTTCCTATCGTAAACAGTCAGAAACAATGGTTAATGCCGACGTTTATTAACGAGtatgaagcaaaaaaaatagtGCTTTGCTTATAACATGGGCCCATGCAATGCTATTCAGAGTTATAGTTGGAGGTTTATGCAGTGTTACATACAAACATGTTCATGGTTAACAACACAAATATTGCTATTCAGCCTCATGAAGCCGGTAATCTGCGGGGATAATTATTTcttggttttcgttttcaatGGAATCTTGGTTTGAAATTTGCAAATATCAGAACAATCAGAATACCGAAAAAAGAAACTTCAATGTGATTAAATTACTAATCTTGTTACAAATCTAGATGTTTCCTTGTGCAATCATGAAGAAAGACGTCGAAGGAAGCAGATTTTCGTATACTCGGGGTATTCGAAAGAAACATTCTGTAACTTCACCGTGTACTAGAgaggttttttttctaagaacgAAGTTGAATCCATTTGAGGAATGTCAAGTATGAATGTTTGTTCATTTgagacgtcacgataaaaaaacctaattaggttttacacgaacatgacataacctcacaaaatgaactttttttgacagccgccgatggtttgtttacagtttaaaagttcatcagaggttcatcatttgaatttaaaaattaggttttgcacgatgacgacacaaatgaactgccgatgaatcaagttcatctgtgACAGCTGCCggtagtttgttttgttttgcgactacagattaaaaattgaaaaaatgacgtaaaggtgcctgttaaaaacgtgttccacagtgaaaagaactaaaaagattgcgtttccagcatcaag
This genomic window from Malaya genurostris strain Urasoe2022 chromosome 1, Malgen_1.1, whole genome shotgun sequence contains:
- the LOC131439042 gene encoding protein hairless gives rise to the protein MYIINPSSGKEIPNSYPTSSSTGSNSSTSSGNSSINNANTHQQEIISKILTKCATMTDEAATSGTTAAATVNGTATILLSPTHHHSHHQSLPSGVSPQSSPTSSSSSASSPTADGPQLHSSFGAAGREKANATGKSGGTATSGSSNGTATGTIGLNFGADGSSKQTHGSSTSSGKVNGNGTLPASISTTNASGGRLQFFKDGKFILELARAREGEKTSWISVPRKTFWPPTVSSTSANFHKHESSTSLSFSDDNSSVQSSPWQRDHCWKQPNPRSNISKEMTLYYHRPSCVRFKLSPDVLKRLRLKRRRPYEQSMGGGGVGGTVALNYEIIRHRQLPSETEDDAMDLKVNGKTTETTSDEDENKSRTNAGTGTGAQNGTKDFKIRSFRGTLKRRKELDSIVQQLKARGTTNANNTTRIASTGMRSVFNSSHQQHVSPRKRILRELEKVSLEDSSTMKRSRPKPGSNSTVITATTATPLIPVTSNGSGSCGSSNGSNNSSSNNSSNSNGKLTNGISAMSATEARTPIIPTTPVSRPISSYSITSLLGHNSSSESSSGRSKQETNTTTSHHPYQQLHPHSSHYQYPVKDVVTSPKSPSDAHVNQRYFGKKRSPSYGTQNAASAASPSSATEFGSGYGMVRSPDLSPSPEHQNHSFTRYRQHPYSIHPTVSSPSSYSTMSRCSPSPSTNDSVSSPYSGKYRSAYIASSGSPPSSVSNATTVHSPQHYSRHSPLNFARSPPPSHQANYPAANSLRNTGKDPSSPRASPNAESVRIPATTPTSSNSTSSSIRTVPKKTAALRQQFGSPSSSPSTVDPAKRERSNSNASSTSSEVSRAAHFKKELDYTDRSSGSDAVDGHYPPTSAVSQMNPVIRPNTVIASPTPHHPVPSPYYMYPPQIAASLIAAQQSSAVPFLPGSPLTSYYHMYNQAVAAYRNPLWMHYQGLSPHAAAAAVAAASVSPPSVAPSQLLPTSPASTGNRDAQLRDSSRIHSAAINNNNNNNSNSSTSNSSPSPSASALNYSAAVLASSHHATSQIHHPQPHHLQHGHHPRLSPASPWRVPPSTASSSSHDLTVGTTTASSSSSSLSMKEDSGADVPLNLSKH